A single region of the Stenotrophomonas sp. Marseille-Q4652 genome encodes:
- a CDS encoding prepilin-type N-terminal cleavage/methylation domain-containing protein, whose translation MRSRQRGYSLLEVIVAFALLALALTVLLGSLSGAARQVRQADDHGRAALHAQSLFAGLGIEEPLVQGQRSGEWEQGRYRWTLLVEPFREPGKPLDAPLLQLTLQVHWGDGPGQQMQWRSLRLLPSNDIEVLQ comes from the coding sequence ATGAGGTCACGGCAGCGTGGCTATTCGCTGCTGGAAGTCATCGTCGCCTTCGCGCTGCTGGCGCTGGCGCTGACGGTGCTGCTGGGCAGCCTGTCCGGCGCCGCCCGGCAGGTGCGCCAGGCCGACGACCACGGCCGTGCCGCGCTGCACGCGCAGTCGCTGTTTGCCGGCCTGGGTATCGAGGAACCACTGGTCCAAGGCCAGCGCAGTGGCGAATGGGAACAGGGCCGCTACCGCTGGACGCTGTTGGTCGAGCCTTTCCGCGAACCCGGCAAGCCGCTCGATGCGCCACTGCTGCAGCTCACCCTGCAGGTGCACTGGGGCGATGGCCCCGGGCAACAGATGCAGTGGCGCAGCCTTCGGCTGCTGCCGTCCAACGACATCGAGGTGCTGCAGTGA
- the gspG gene encoding type II secretion system major pseudopilin GspG: MAITRSRSGFTSARRQAGMSLLEIIIVIVLIGAVLTLVGSRVLGGADRGKANLAKSQVQTLAGKVENYQLDTGRLPGKLDDLVTQPSGVANWLGPYAKPAELNDPWGNAIEYRAPGDGQPFELLSLGKDGRAGGSSYDADIRYE; this comes from the coding sequence ATGGCAATCACGCGTTCCCGCTCCGGCTTCACCAGCGCCCGCCGCCAGGCCGGCATGAGCCTGCTGGAGATCATCATCGTCATCGTCCTGATCGGCGCGGTGCTGACCCTGGTCGGCAGCCGCGTGCTGGGTGGCGCCGATCGCGGCAAGGCCAACCTGGCCAAATCGCAGGTGCAGACCCTGGCCGGCAAGGTGGAGAACTACCAGCTCGATACCGGCCGCCTGCCGGGCAAGCTCGATGACCTGGTGACCCAGCCCTCGGGCGTGGCCAACTGGCTCGGTCCGTATGCCAAGCCGGCCGAACTCAATGATCCGTGGGGCAATGCCATCGAGTACCGCGCCCCGGGCGACGGCCAGCCGTTCGAACTGCTGAGCCTGGGCAAGGACGGCCGCGCCGGCGGCAGCAGCTACGACGCCGACATCCGTTACGAATAA
- a CDS encoding type II secretion system protein J codes for MTRRHARRSAGFTLIEVLLATVLLAGGLALAFATVRSAMAVSARGEAMAAQGERMRAVESFLRRRLASALPVAMARDESTGLPLRFTGEARQLRFVADVPDYLGRGGPYLHELKVVGEADRLRLELGLLMVQDGEQVPEQPERAPELLADGLKTVTLRYRGIEAQTGQLGPWLPQWDAPERLPVLVSIEVQPTQGPAWPPLVVTLPQYGNVGVNP; via the coding sequence GTGACGCGGCGGCACGCGCGCCGCAGTGCCGGCTTCACCCTGATCGAGGTGCTGCTGGCCACGGTGCTGCTTGCCGGGGGGCTGGCCCTGGCCTTTGCCACGGTGCGTTCGGCGATGGCGGTCAGTGCGCGCGGCGAGGCGATGGCCGCGCAGGGCGAGCGGATGCGCGCGGTGGAATCGTTCCTGCGCCGGCGGCTGGCATCGGCGTTGCCGGTGGCGATGGCGCGTGACGAGTCCACCGGACTGCCGCTGCGCTTCACCGGCGAGGCGCGGCAACTGCGCTTCGTCGCCGACGTGCCCGACTACCTCGGCCGCGGCGGCCCCTACCTGCATGAACTCAAGGTGGTGGGTGAAGCCGACAGGCTGCGTCTGGAGCTGGGCCTGCTGATGGTCCAGGACGGCGAGCAGGTTCCCGAACAGCCTGAACGTGCGCCGGAGCTGCTGGCCGACGGGCTGAAGACGGTGACCCTGCGTTACCGCGGCATCGAGGCACAGACCGGGCAGCTGGGGCCGTGGCTGCCGCAGTGGGACGCGCCCGAGCGGCTGCCGGTGCTGGTCAGCATCGAGGTGCAGCCGACACAAGGCCCTGCGTGGCCGCCGCTGGTGGTGACGTTGCCGCAATACGGCAACGTGGGCGTGAATCCATGA
- the gspE gene encoding type II secretion system ATPase GspE, which yields MNTAVDDSVVQTDAEARIVDALLARGRLKEADLLRARQLQREAGGGLLSLLARLGLVSERDHAETSAQVLGLPLLDARQLPSAPPPALADTPGLSLRFLKQFHACPLALEDGVLDLWLADPHDGYVQQAVQLASGCPVRVHVGVRSEVDDLVERWFGQGRSAMGAIVETADGDAGAVDDIEHLRDLASEAPVIRLVNLLIQRAVELRASDIHVEPFENRLKVRYRVDGVLVDGESPPVNLTAAVISRIKIMARLNIAERRLPQDGRIMLRVQGKELDLRVSTVPTAHGESVVMRLLDRETVVFDFHRLGFTDAFLPQFRKVLEQPHGILLVTGPTGSGKTTTLYTALGQLNTADVKIITVEDPVEYQIEGINQIQARPQIGLDFANALRSIVRQDPDIIMIGEMRDLETARIAIQSALTGHLVLSTLHTNNAAGGITRLLDMGVEDYLLTSTINGILAQRLVRRLEPAHAQRYVASPEEIEKFGLRRLQPEGTIHLYRPQPSELAPTGYAGRTTIMEFLVMNDELRRAVMRRAGMGEIEQIARAAGMRTMYEDGLAKALAGQTTIEEVLRVTEDA from the coding sequence GTGAATACGGCTGTCGATGATTCCGTCGTCCAAACCGACGCCGAGGCCCGCATCGTCGATGCGCTGCTGGCCCGTGGCCGCTTGAAGGAAGCCGACCTGCTGCGTGCACGCCAGTTGCAGCGCGAGGCCGGCGGAGGCCTGCTTTCATTGCTGGCCCGCCTGGGCCTGGTATCCGAACGCGACCACGCCGAGACCAGCGCCCAGGTGCTGGGCCTGCCCCTGCTCGATGCACGCCAGCTGCCCAGCGCACCGCCGCCGGCGCTGGCCGATACTCCGGGCCTGTCCCTGCGTTTCCTCAAGCAGTTCCACGCCTGTCCGCTGGCGCTGGAGGACGGCGTGCTCGACCTGTGGCTGGCCGACCCGCACGACGGTTACGTGCAGCAGGCGGTGCAGCTGGCCAGTGGTTGTCCGGTGCGCGTACACGTGGGCGTGAGATCGGAGGTCGATGACCTGGTCGAGCGCTGGTTTGGCCAGGGGCGCAGCGCGATGGGCGCGATCGTCGAGACCGCCGACGGCGATGCCGGCGCGGTGGACGACATCGAGCACCTGCGTGACCTTGCTTCCGAAGCACCGGTGATCCGCCTGGTCAACCTGCTGATCCAGCGGGCGGTGGAACTGCGTGCCTCGGACATCCACGTCGAGCCGTTCGAGAACCGGCTCAAGGTGCGCTACCGGGTCGACGGCGTGCTGGTGGATGGCGAGAGCCCGCCGGTGAACCTGACCGCCGCGGTGATCAGCCGCATCAAGATCATGGCCCGGCTCAACATCGCCGAGCGCCGCCTGCCGCAGGATGGCCGCATCATGCTGCGGGTGCAGGGCAAGGAGCTGGACCTGCGCGTGAGCACGGTGCCGACCGCGCATGGCGAGAGCGTGGTGATGCGTCTGCTCGACCGCGAGACAGTGGTGTTCGACTTCCACCGGCTCGGTTTCACCGACGCCTTCCTGCCGCAGTTCCGCAAGGTGCTGGAACAGCCGCACGGCATCCTGCTGGTCACCGGCCCCACCGGCTCTGGCAAGACCACCACGCTGTACACCGCGCTGGGCCAGCTCAACACCGCCGATGTCAAGATCATCACCGTCGAGGATCCGGTCGAGTACCAGATCGAGGGCATCAACCAGATCCAGGCCAGGCCGCAGATCGGGCTGGATTTCGCCAACGCGCTGCGCAGCATCGTCCGCCAGGACCCGGACATCATCATGATCGGCGAGATGCGCGACCTGGAAACCGCGCGCATCGCGATCCAGTCCGCGCTCACCGGCCACCTGGTGCTGTCCACCCTGCACACCAACAACGCCGCCGGCGGCATCACCCGCCTGCTGGACATGGGCGTGGAGGACTACCTGCTGACCTCCACCATCAACGGCATCCTTGCCCAGCGCCTGGTGCGCCGGCTCGAGCCGGCGCACGCGCAGCGCTATGTGGCCTCGCCCGAGGAAATCGAGAAGTTCGGCCTGCGCCGGCTGCAGCCCGAAGGCACCATCCACCTGTACCGCCCGCAGCCCTCCGAGCTGGCGCCGACCGGCTATGCCGGGCGCACCACGATCATGGAATTCCTGGTGATGAACGACGAGCTGCGGCGCGCGGTGATGCGCCGCGCCGGCATGGGCGAGATCGAGCAGATCGCACGCGCCGCCGGAATGCGCACCATGTACGAGGACGGGCTCGCCAAGGCGCTGGCCGGGCAGACCACGATCGAGGAGGTCCTGCGTGTCACCGAAGATGCATGA
- a CDS encoding GspH/FimT family pseudopilin, translating into MLHAAAPAPHFAGDAPRRVRPGASMAGVSLLEMLLVVALIAVVSLLSAMAMGGGRDGMRLRGAAKEVAAQLRHARTVAISTGTPQSFSIDPRQQRWEGAKGRHGTLPDEVAVAFTGAREVQPQAGVGAIRFFDDGASTGGRIDLSLREAAWRIEVSWITGEVRVGPRPEPAR; encoded by the coding sequence ATGCTCCATGCTGCCGCGCCAGCCCCGCACTTCGCCGGCGATGCCCCGCGGCGGGTGCGTCCGGGTGCGTCGATGGCCGGTGTCTCGCTGCTGGAGATGTTGCTGGTGGTGGCATTGATCGCCGTGGTCAGCCTGCTGTCGGCCATGGCGATGGGCGGCGGACGCGACGGCATGCGCCTGCGTGGCGCCGCCAAGGAAGTGGCAGCGCAGTTGCGCCATGCGCGCACCGTTGCGATATCCACCGGTACCCCGCAGTCCTTCAGCATCGATCCGCGCCAGCAACGCTGGGAGGGTGCCAAAGGCCGTCATGGAACGCTGCCGGACGAGGTCGCGGTCGCCTTCACCGGTGCGCGCGAGGTGCAGCCGCAGGCCGGCGTCGGCGCGATCCGCTTCTTCGACGATGGTGCTTCCACCGGCGGCCGCATCGATCTTTCCCTGCGCGAGGCGGCGTGGCGCATCGAGGTGAGCTGGATCACCGGCGAGGTGCGCGTGGGGCCGCGTCCGGAGCCGGCGCGATGA
- a CDS encoding type II secretion system F family protein, with amino-acid sequence MPLYHYKALDAHGEMLDGQMEAGSDAEVITRLQEQGHLPVEARPATGSGLDGGALRQLLRKRPFDGAALVRFTQQLATLLGAGQPLDRALTILLDLPEDEKSRRVIGDIRDTVRGGAPLSVALERQHGLFSRLYVNMVRAGEAGGSLHDTLQRLADYLERSQELKGRVINALVYPAILLLVVGGALVFLLGYVVPQFAQMYESLDVALPWFTQGVLSLGLLVRDGWFVLLAVPALLLLWAERKRRDPVFRLAFDGWLLRTRLAGPLVARLETARLARTLGTLLRNGVPLLAALGIARNVLSNRALSADVGEAADEVKNGQGLSVALARGKRFPRLAVQMIQVGEESGALDAMLLRTADTFESESARTIDRLLAALVPAITLVLASVVGVVIVAVLVPLYDLTSAIG; translated from the coding sequence ATGCCCCTGTACCACTACAAGGCGCTCGACGCGCACGGCGAAATGCTTGATGGCCAGATGGAGGCCGGCAGCGACGCCGAGGTGATCACCCGGCTGCAGGAGCAGGGCCACCTGCCGGTCGAGGCGCGTCCTGCCACAGGCTCCGGGCTCGATGGCGGGGCGCTGCGGCAGTTGCTGCGCAAGCGGCCGTTCGACGGCGCGGCGCTGGTGCGTTTCACCCAGCAGCTGGCGACCCTGCTCGGTGCCGGCCAGCCGCTGGACCGTGCGCTGACCATCCTGCTCGACCTGCCCGAGGACGAGAAGTCGCGGCGGGTGATCGGCGACATCCGCGACACCGTGCGCGGTGGCGCGCCGCTGTCGGTGGCGCTGGAACGCCAGCACGGCCTGTTCTCGCGGCTGTACGTGAACATGGTGCGCGCGGGCGAGGCCGGCGGCAGCCTGCACGACACCCTGCAGCGCCTGGCCGATTACCTCGAACGCAGCCAGGAGCTGAAGGGGCGGGTAATCAATGCGCTGGTATACCCGGCGATCCTGCTGCTGGTGGTCGGTGGCGCGCTGGTGTTCCTGCTGGGCTACGTGGTCCCGCAGTTCGCGCAGATGTACGAAAGCCTGGACGTGGCGCTGCCGTGGTTCACCCAGGGCGTGCTGAGCCTGGGGCTGCTGGTGCGCGATGGCTGGTTCGTGCTGCTGGCGGTGCCGGCGCTGTTGCTGCTGTGGGCCGAACGCAAGCGCCGCGACCCGGTGTTCCGACTGGCCTTCGATGGCTGGCTGCTGCGCACGCGCCTGGCCGGGCCGCTGGTGGCGCGGCTGGAAACCGCGCGGCTGGCCCGCACTCTCGGCACCCTGCTGCGCAACGGGGTGCCGCTGCTTGCGGCCCTGGGCATCGCCCGCAACGTGTTGTCCAACCGCGCGCTCAGCGCTGACGTCGGCGAGGCCGCCGACGAGGTCAAGAACGGGCAGGGCCTGTCGGTGGCCCTGGCGCGCGGCAAGCGCTTCCCGCGGCTGGCCGTGCAGATGATCCAGGTCGGCGAGGAATCCGGCGCGCTGGACGCGATGCTGCTGCGCACCGCCGACACCTTCGAATCCGAATCCGCGCGCACCATCGACCGGCTGCTTGCCGCGCTGGTACCCGCGATCACCCTGGTGCTGGCCTCGGTGGTCGGCGTGGTGATCGTGGCGGTGCTGGTGCCGCTGTATGACCTGACCAGCGCGATCGGCTAG
- a CDS encoding S8 family peptidase, which translates to MINKHNLRINALAAAVLGISIGATAHAAPQLQVKEPAKAAPAGVQGSSRILVKYREGSAAARDRSAKLAAVQSAVSRAGLGAGKARAAAIRAEHVRTLGVGADLIRLDARLSRSDLDKVVAEIAADPAVQYAEADVKLQRADLPTRLEQPQLVPNDQYYQTYQWHLHNATGGINAPAAWDVAQGEGLVVAVLDTGILPGHPDFAGNLLEGYDFISDADTSRRPTDDRVPGALDYGDWVENDNECYAGSRAEESSWHGTHVAGTVAEATNNGIGMAGVAFKAKVLPVRVLGKCGGYLSDIADAVTWASGGTVGGVPANTNPAEVINMSLGGGGACGAVYQDAINGAVSRGTTVVVAAGNDAGNVANYRPAGCNNVVSVGATRITGGIAYYSNYGAGVDLSGPGGGGSVDGNPGGYVWQAGYNGATTPTSGAYSYMGMGGTSMASPHVAGVAALVQGALAAAGRDPLSPAELEALLKQTARPFPVAPPASTPIGTGIVDARAALDKALEEPCDPQVEQCGPTAVPLTNKVVVSVSGAAGSEALYSFEASAGQVLSIMTYGGTGDVSLYVSLGEEPTATDHDAKSTRPGNSETVRFTAPVAGTYYIKLVGASAYSGVSLVARQ; encoded by the coding sequence GTGATCAACAAGCACAACCTTCGCATCAATGCACTCGCCGCCGCGGTACTTGGCATTTCCATTGGCGCCACCGCCCACGCTGCGCCGCAGCTGCAGGTCAAGGAACCCGCCAAGGCGGCTCCAGCCGGTGTGCAGGGCTCCAGCCGCATCCTGGTCAAGTACCGCGAGGGCAGTGCCGCCGCCCGTGACCGCTCGGCCAAGCTGGCCGCGGTGCAGTCGGCCGTTTCGCGCGCCGGCCTCGGCGCCGGCAAGGCCCGCGCCGCGGCCATACGTGCCGAACACGTGCGCACCCTGGGCGTGGGTGCCGACCTCATCCGCCTCGACGCCAGGCTGAGCCGCAGCGACCTGGACAAGGTGGTGGCCGAGATCGCCGCCGACCCGGCCGTGCAGTACGCCGAGGCCGACGTGAAGCTGCAGCGCGCGGACCTGCCGACCCGCCTGGAACAGCCGCAGCTGGTTCCCAACGACCAGTACTACCAGACCTACCAGTGGCACCTGCACAACGCCACCGGTGGCATCAATGCTCCTGCCGCGTGGGATGTGGCGCAGGGCGAGGGTCTAGTCGTGGCGGTGCTGGATACCGGCATCCTGCCTGGTCATCCGGACTTCGCCGGCAACCTGCTGGAAGGCTACGACTTCATCTCCGACGCCGACACCTCGCGCCGTCCGACCGATGACCGCGTCCCCGGCGCGCTGGACTACGGCGACTGGGTCGAGAACGACAACGAGTGCTATGCCGGCTCCCGGGCCGAGGAAAGCTCCTGGCACGGCACCCATGTCGCCGGCACGGTGGCCGAGGCGACCAACAACGGCATTGGCATGGCCGGCGTTGCCTTCAAGGCCAAGGTGCTGCCGGTGCGCGTACTCGGCAAGTGCGGTGGCTACCTGTCCGACATCGCCGACGCGGTGACCTGGGCTTCGGGCGGTACCGTGGGTGGCGTCCCGGCCAATACCAATCCGGCCGAGGTCATCAACATGAGCCTGGGCGGCGGCGGCGCCTGTGGCGCGGTCTACCAGGATGCGATCAACGGCGCGGTCTCGCGCGGTACCACCGTTGTGGTGGCGGCCGGCAACGACGCCGGCAACGTGGCCAACTACCGCCCGGCCGGCTGCAACAACGTGGTCTCCGTGGGCGCAACCCGCATCACCGGTGGCATCGCCTACTACTCCAACTATGGTGCGGGTGTGGATCTTTCCGGCCCGGGTGGTGGTGGCAGTGTCGACGGAAATCCGGGTGGCTATGTGTGGCAGGCCGGATACAACGGCGCGACCACCCCGACCTCGGGCGCCTACAGCTACATGGGCATGGGCGGCACCTCGATGGCCTCGCCGCACGTGGCCGGCGTTGCCGCGCTGGTCCAGGGGGCGCTGGCCGCCGCCGGCCGCGACCCGCTGTCGCCGGCCGAGCTGGAAGCGCTGCTTAAGCAGACCGCGCGCCCGTTCCCGGTCGCGCCGCCGGCCAGCACCCCGATCGGTACCGGCATCGTCGATGCCAGGGCCGCGCTGGACAAGGCGCTGGAAGAACCGTGCGACCCGCAGGTCGAGCAGTGTGGTCCGACCGCAGTACCGCTGACCAACAAGGTGGTGGTCTCGGTCTCCGGTGCGGCCGGCAGCGAAGCGCTGTACAGCTTCGAAGCCAGCGCCGGGCAGGTGCTGAGCATCATGACCTACGGCGGCACCGGCGACGTGTCGCTGTATGTGAGCCTCGGCGAGGAGCCGACCGCGACCGACCATGACGCCAAGTCGACCCGCCCGGGCAACAGCGAGACCGTGCGCTTCACCGCGCCGGTGGCCGGCACCTACTACATCAAGCTGGTCGGTGCCTCGGCGTACAGCGGCGTGAGCCTGGTTGCCCGCCAGTAA